The following are encoded in a window of Pseudomonas multiresinivorans genomic DNA:
- a CDS encoding tetratricopeptide repeat protein yields MKTSYFTFGPQESGSRYCQGSPIKTRHTRLIVYIVSTVCSVFVNFLVTCIAMSGVAFAQNNANDLVRQTQQLLLRGEIAAAKATLQQVAKNDQEAPSVIFEQALLDDAEGRHEQARKNYDHLQAGPLANAAAVPSAVNLVAVGQFKQAGKAFKQLSASQDSYVAGYAQLWQLWLAARTREGSSAVHRAKLAETASRIRAASPQQEAIGRLYAGEGSVGAVFTAIDGMSFSDPLQRRNARSEAAFFAGGYLQYVRRDYPAAMRLYQQELSQPGASIERPLLAKALASLPVSTR; encoded by the coding sequence ATGAAAACCTCCTACTTCACCTTCGGACCTCAGGAGAGTGGTTCGCGTTACTGCCAAGGATCGCCGATAAAAACTCGCCATACTCGTTTGATTGTTTATATCGTTTCGACCGTCTGCAGCGTCTTCGTTAATTTCCTGGTTACCTGTATTGCCATGAGCGGCGTTGCTTTTGCTCAGAACAATGCCAACGACCTGGTACGTCAGACACAGCAGTTGCTTCTGCGCGGTGAAATCGCTGCTGCAAAAGCGACGTTGCAGCAAGTCGCGAAGAATGATCAAGAGGCACCTTCGGTCATTTTCGAGCAGGCATTGCTCGATGACGCGGAGGGCCGACATGAGCAGGCCCGCAAAAACTATGACCACCTGCAAGCCGGGCCGTTGGCAAATGCTGCCGCAGTGCCTTCCGCAGTAAACCTCGTCGCCGTTGGCCAATTCAAACAAGCCGGCAAAGCCTTCAAGCAACTGAGCGCGAGCCAAGACTCATACGTCGCCGGTTATGCCCAGCTTTGGCAGCTTTGGCTGGCCGCGCGGACACGTGAAGGCAGTTCGGCTGTCCATCGAGCAAAACTCGCCGAAACCGCATCGCGCATACGTGCCGCGTCGCCTCAGCAGGAGGCCATCGGCCGGCTATACGCCGGCGAGGGCAGCGTCGGCGCGGTCTTCACCGCCATTGACGGGATGAGCTTCAGCGACCCCTTGCAGCGGCGCAATGCGCGCAGCGAGGCAGCGTTCTTCGCCGGTGGCTATCTGCAATACGTCCGTCGGGATTATCCCGCTGCGATGCGCCTGTACCAGCAGGAGCTGTCGCAGCCTGGCGCCTCGATTGAGCGACCTCTGCTTGCTAAGGCGCTGGCCTCGCTGCCCGTCTCAACTCGCTAA
- a CDS encoding response regulator: MKTFYLIVILHGSLILFGCFPEASTTSVSVLGVGSLFGSSVLRANINEAGTPWQLDEPIVQGSVRSINSLNLRDAQTHIVSKGRLAENLGAASTSVSLPEPQVAPGRSSVVLNERPTTSVSFLTRWIASLKSITDLWNGYQDQLVRVFWGAIAILLGVLMWNWRLLTKMRSRAVSQRELIDRLEFKRAMIDGIPHPISVRDRAGRLVTCNRNFLEYTGMIRKEAQGTRLTDNKWLSETDAQKLHQEYLTHMDQAQSLSRDRVWLVRGERREVHHWATPYRNGGAEIAGLVCGWIDVTERERLHHEVQLAKDQAEEANRAKSTFLATMSHEIRTPMNAIIGMLELAQMNPQERARDDGNPIEVAYDSAKGLLLLLGDILDVAKIEAGHLALVPERASLRELVESVARVFEGLARQKGLQLRLEMLLDGIGDVMIDPLRFKQILFNLVSNAIKFTDVGFVHIEVRSEPLADERIMLHMAVKDSGIGMTGDELAHVCEPFQQALAGRASRGGTGLGLTICRTLAEMMGGCLCIESLSGQGTTVSVQLLCSVLAPLSNAAVSACPPQSASTPMKILIVDDHEANLLLLSRQLDHLGHQVVVADNARDALTSWQAGDFDMVITDCFMPDISGYVLAGSIRDIERERKAPRCTILGLTANAQPDEVQRCRDAGMDDCLFKPIGLQELRSYLQRRGGTAVQSALGAFDHNAVLAMSCNDPALVVDLLQRLHSANGKDLTQLEPLLQRRDLVALADLAHRIRSAVSLIGAAGLFERLIGLERACRKDAPQDELQARLHDVLDEMHALQHQLKLAIDAGKHLESGLAGA; encoded by the coding sequence ATGAAAACCTTCTATTTGATAGTTATCCTGCATGGGAGCTTGATTCTGTTTGGATGTTTTCCGGAAGCGAGCACTACTAGCGTCAGCGTGCTAGGAGTTGGCTCCTTATTTGGCTCCAGCGTGTTGAGGGCAAATATCAATGAAGCGGGCACACCCTGGCAGCTCGACGAGCCGATAGTTCAAGGTTCGGTCCGTTCAATCAATAGCTTGAATCTCCGCGATGCTCAGACTCACATAGTTTCAAAAGGGCGCCTAGCGGAAAATCTCGGTGCGGCATCGACATCCGTCTCTCTTCCTGAACCGCAAGTCGCTCCAGGCCGATCATCTGTGGTGCTGAATGAGCGGCCGACCACGAGTGTTAGCTTCCTCACTCGCTGGATAGCCAGTCTCAAGTCGATCACCGACCTCTGGAACGGCTATCAGGATCAGTTGGTCAGAGTCTTCTGGGGCGCAATAGCGATCCTTCTCGGCGTATTGATGTGGAACTGGCGGTTATTGACCAAGATGCGAAGCCGAGCGGTATCGCAGCGGGAACTGATCGATCGCCTCGAGTTCAAGCGCGCGATGATCGACGGCATTCCCCATCCCATCTCTGTGCGCGACCGTGCCGGTCGACTGGTCACCTGCAATCGCAACTTCCTTGAGTACACCGGCATGATCCGGAAGGAGGCGCAGGGCACGCGCTTGACTGACAACAAATGGTTGTCAGAAACGGATGCGCAGAAGCTCCATCAGGAGTACCTGACGCACATGGATCAAGCGCAAAGCCTGTCGAGAGATCGGGTCTGGCTTGTACGCGGAGAAAGGCGAGAAGTCCACCATTGGGCCACGCCTTATCGCAATGGCGGAGCAGAGATTGCGGGTCTGGTTTGTGGCTGGATCGATGTGACCGAGCGCGAGCGCCTTCACCATGAAGTCCAACTAGCCAAGGATCAGGCGGAAGAGGCTAATCGCGCCAAAAGTACCTTTCTCGCCACAATGAGTCATGAGATTCGCACGCCCATGAACGCGATCATCGGCATGTTAGAACTCGCCCAGATGAATCCCCAGGAGAGGGCGCGCGATGACGGAAACCCAATTGAAGTCGCCTACGACTCCGCCAAAGGGTTGCTGTTGTTGCTCGGCGACATTCTGGATGTCGCGAAGATTGAAGCAGGGCACCTGGCGCTGGTGCCTGAACGCGCCAGTCTGCGCGAATTGGTGGAATCGGTAGCGCGCGTCTTCGAGGGGCTTGCGCGGCAGAAGGGACTGCAGCTCAGGCTGGAAATGCTGTTGGACGGCATCGGTGACGTGATGATCGATCCGCTTCGTTTCAAGCAAATCCTCTTCAACCTGGTGAGCAATGCAATCAAGTTCACCGATGTCGGCTTCGTCCATATCGAAGTTCGAAGTGAGCCTTTGGCAGACGAGCGCATCATGCTCCATATGGCCGTCAAGGACAGCGGCATAGGCATGACGGGAGACGAGTTGGCGCATGTCTGCGAACCTTTCCAGCAGGCGCTGGCGGGGAGGGCTTCGCGGGGAGGAACCGGGCTCGGACTGACGATATGCCGCACTCTCGCCGAGATGATGGGTGGGTGTCTGTGCATCGAGAGTTTGTCGGGGCAGGGGACGACCGTCAGCGTGCAATTGCTTTGCAGTGTGCTTGCGCCCTTGAGCAACGCGGCCGTCTCGGCGTGTCCGCCGCAGAGTGCGTCAACTCCGATGAAGATTCTGATCGTCGACGATCACGAGGCCAATTTGTTACTTCTGTCCCGACAGCTAGACCACTTGGGACACCAGGTGGTCGTAGCCGACAATGCTCGAGATGCGCTGACGTCTTGGCAGGCCGGCGACTTCGATATGGTGATCACGGATTGCTTCATGCCAGACATCAGCGGATATGTACTGGCCGGCAGTATCCGCGATATCGAGCGGGAGAGGAAAGCACCCCGCTGTACCATTCTGGGCCTTACTGCGAATGCCCAGCCCGATGAAGTACAACGTTGCCGCGATGCAGGCATGGACGACTGCCTGTTCAAGCCAATCGGCCTACAAGAGCTTCGCTCCTATCTGCAGCGCAGAGGTGGAACGGCTGTCCAGAGCGCGCTCGGTGCCTTCGACCACAACGCGGTGCTGGCTATGTCGTGCAACGATCCGGCGTTGGTTGTGGACCTTCTCCAGCGCCTGCACAGTGCGAACGGCAAGGATCTGACGCAATTGGAGCCGCTGCTGCAGCGCCGTGATCTAGTGGCGCTGGCTGATCTTGCTCATCGAATTCGCAGTGCTGTGTCGCTGATCGGAGCGGCCGGGCTGTTCGAGCGACTCATTGGACTCGAACGCGCCTGCCGAAAAGATGCGCCCCAGGACGAGCTGCAAGCGCGCCTGCACGATGTACTCGACGAGATGCATGCGCTACAGCATCAATTGAAGCTGGCCATCGATGCCGGTAAGCACCTGGAAAGCGGCCTCGCTGGCGCATAG
- a CDS encoding ATP-binding protein, which yields MSTVMIVDEHPIARHALRLLIEAEGHTVVAESGNGTEALDLARRLRPSLLLLELAIPGLGGLETIQRLARQASDVKVLVVTGQSTDYFAARSREAGALGFISKQTDLEQVGMAVKALLNGHTYFPRDSVQALPNLLPDQVGSNPLKALSARELTVLQMLAKGLANNTIGEQLLLSEKTISTYKARVMQKLRASSMLELLDIARRHGLVDATAFSSDVAVPELLDTAAQGELNLLRAIIDAMPHAVSFRDVEGRLVTCNNQYLEQHSLKLESAVGKRIYETGELPAKHGHYVHDRLIAAMKQGQPYTADVCLSLQTGERVLRHWGKPYRDSEGTLLGLICGNVDITDLDSNLIDLRSSSRRLEVAVQAKGHFMQWVTDEMAAPLNRIAAMLNLAIAPQDADKQAEALDIAQHATQGLQKMLSDFRDYLRLEAGRHPLVPEAVDIEALTRKLVEEFRPAVVERGLTLGLDTSGTLHPCVWLDPTAFRTITLAVLDNALKFTDQGSIEVQLHSIGQGQGLVSVELRVRDTGIGMSADAQARSFDAFNQHLDDLNIRRGGSGIGLALCKRLVEQMNGEIQLSSSPGDGTTISVHLMLPKAS from the coding sequence ATGAGTACGGTAATGATCGTTGATGAGCATCCGATTGCAAGGCATGCCCTGCGTTTGCTCATTGAAGCGGAAGGTCACACGGTGGTGGCGGAGTCTGGCAATGGCACTGAGGCGCTTGACCTCGCACGCCGGCTCCGGCCGAGTCTGCTGCTGCTGGAACTGGCCATTCCTGGTCTAGGGGGGCTCGAGACCATACAGCGTCTCGCCCGTCAGGCATCAGATGTCAAGGTACTGGTAGTGACAGGACAAAGTACCGACTATTTTGCCGCTCGCAGCCGTGAAGCAGGGGCGCTCGGCTTCATCAGCAAACAGACCGATCTCGAGCAAGTAGGCATGGCTGTCAAGGCGTTGCTGAACGGACATACTTATTTCCCGCGCGACTCCGTTCAGGCACTGCCGAATCTGTTGCCCGATCAGGTGGGATCCAATCCGCTGAAAGCCTTGTCCGCGCGTGAATTGACGGTTCTGCAGATGCTCGCCAAAGGATTGGCCAACAACACGATCGGCGAGCAGTTGCTGCTGAGTGAAAAAACCATCAGCACCTACAAGGCGCGTGTCATGCAGAAGTTGCGCGCCAGTTCCATGTTGGAGCTGCTCGACATTGCTCGCCGTCACGGCCTCGTAGACGCCACTGCATTCAGCAGCGACGTTGCCGTGCCGGAACTCCTGGATACTGCAGCGCAGGGAGAGTTGAACCTGCTCCGGGCAATAATCGATGCGATGCCTCACGCCGTCAGTTTTCGCGATGTGGAAGGGCGTTTGGTCACCTGCAACAACCAGTATCTCGAACAGCACTCGCTCAAACTGGAGAGCGCAGTCGGTAAACGGATCTACGAGACGGGCGAGTTGCCCGCCAAGCATGGACATTATGTTCATGACCGGCTGATAGCCGCGATGAAGCAGGGGCAGCCCTACACGGCAGATGTCTGTTTGAGCTTGCAAACGGGCGAGCGGGTGCTTCGCCACTGGGGCAAGCCCTACCGAGACAGTGAAGGCACCTTGCTGGGGTTGATATGCGGCAACGTGGATATAACCGACCTGGACAGCAACCTGATCGATCTCAGGAGCAGCAGTCGCCGCCTTGAGGTTGCCGTGCAGGCCAAGGGGCATTTCATGCAGTGGGTGACCGACGAAATGGCCGCTCCGCTGAACAGAATCGCGGCCATGCTGAATCTTGCTATCGCCCCTCAGGACGCCGACAAGCAAGCAGAGGCGCTGGATATTGCCCAACATGCAACTCAAGGTCTGCAGAAGATGCTCAGCGACTTCCGAGATTACTTGCGCCTGGAAGCAGGGAGGCACCCGTTGGTACCGGAGGCTGTCGATATTGAGGCGTTGACCCGGAAGCTTGTCGAGGAGTTCAGGCCCGCCGTTGTCGAACGTGGTCTAACTCTCGGGCTTGATACTTCCGGGACCCTCCATCCCTGTGTCTGGCTAGACCCGACGGCGTTTCGCACCATAACGTTGGCCGTCTTGGACAATGCACTCAAGTTCACCGACCAAGGCAGCATCGAGGTGCAGCTTCATAGCATTGGCCAGGGGCAGGGCTTGGTCAGTGTCGAGCTAAGGGTGCGTGACACCGGCATCGGCATGTCGGCAGATGCACAGGCACGCTCGTTCGACGCCTTCAATCAGCATCTGGACGACCTGAATATTCGACGCGGGGGCAGTGGAATCGGCCTGGCGCTGTGCAAGCGACTGGTCGAGCAGATGAATGGTGAAATCCAACTGAGCAGCAGTCCTGGAGATGGGACCACGATTTCCGTACATCTGATGTTGCCCAAGGCGAGTTGA
- a CDS encoding response regulator transcription factor, protein MSSVLVVDDHPMIRLAVRSILERNGFDVVGEAENGVEALVKHRELAPDLVILDIRIPRLQGLEVIRRIVGTGLNTKILVLSSMPAEILAKRCEMAGASTFVCKKSGLEDLLQGVKSTLSGYSDLPAHSRFDELRVTDPQRGDYRKMASLTDQEVMVMQYLAAGTSAAEAAREMMLSVKTISTYKCRLLAKLGITDIVQLQEFAKRNSLV, encoded by the coding sequence ATGAGCAGCGTTCTTGTCGTAGACGACCATCCGATGATTCGGCTGGCCGTTCGTTCAATCCTCGAAAGAAATGGCTTTGACGTGGTAGGCGAGGCAGAGAATGGAGTCGAAGCTCTGGTTAAACATCGAGAGCTGGCTCCAGACTTGGTGATTCTGGATATTCGTATTCCGAGACTGCAAGGATTGGAGGTCATCCGACGCATCGTGGGCACCGGACTCAACACCAAGATTTTGGTGCTCAGCAGTATGCCCGCAGAGATACTCGCCAAACGATGCGAAATGGCAGGTGCCTCTACGTTCGTCTGTAAGAAGAGCGGTCTGGAGGACCTCTTGCAAGGCGTTAAATCAACTTTGAGTGGATACAGCGATCTGCCAGCGCACAGTAGATTTGACGAACTACGGGTGACTGACCCACAGCGCGGGGATTATCGGAAGATGGCCAGCCTTACTGACCAGGAAGTAATGGTCATGCAATACTTGGCCGCAGGCACTAGCGCAGCAGAAGCTGCTCGCGAAATGATGCTAAGCGTTAAGACTATCAGTACTTATAAATGCCGATTATTAGCGAAGCTTGGAATTACGGACATAGTGCAACTGCAAGAATTTGCAAAACGTAATTCTCTCGTGTGA